Proteins from a genomic interval of Rhinoraja longicauda isolate Sanriku21f chromosome 16, sRhiLon1.1, whole genome shotgun sequence:
- the bnip3 gene encoding BCL2/adenovirus E1B 19 kDa protein-interacting protein 3 isoform X2: MEYNTRAQGSWVELHYSNSIQNGAQEQVPAPISILNGEMERILLDAQHESGRTSSRGSSHCDSPPRSLTPHQNRCGSEMDAHSIGEKNSSQSEEDYLERKREVENIMKKNADWIWDWSSRPENIPPKEFQFKHPKRTGTLSMRNTGVMKKGGIFSTEFLKVFLPSLLISHILAIGLGIYIGRRISTPSSAV, translated from the exons GTTCTTGGGTAGAGTTGCACTATAGTAACAGCATACAAAATGGAGCTCAGGAGCAGGTTCCAGCACCCATTTCCATCCTCAATGGAGAAATGGAAAGAATACTTCTAGATGCTCAACATGAATCTGGTCGTACCAGCTCCAGAGGGAGTTCCCATTGTGACAG CCCTCCACGTTCCTTGACTCCACATCAAAATCGCTGTGGTTCAGAGATGGATGCGCACAGTATTGGGGAGAAAAACAGTTCACAG TCTGAGGAAGATTATCTGGAAAGAAAAAGGGAGGTAGAAAATATAATGAAGAAAAATGCTGACTGGATATGGGATTGGTCAAGCAGACCAGAAAATATCCCTCCAAA GGAATTCCAGTTCAAACACCCAAAACGCACTGGGACTCTGAGTATGAGGAATACCGGTGTCATGAAAAAAGGCGGTATTTTCTCAACTGAGTTTCTGAAAGTCTTCTTGCCTTCACTGCTCATCTCCCACATATTGGCCATTGGTTTGGG AATCTATATAGGCCGGCGCATAAGTACTCCGTCCAGTGCCGTTTAA
- the bnip3 gene encoding BCL2/adenovirus E1B 19 kDa protein-interacting protein 3 isoform X3, with product MSDRLNNQDEGLQGSWVELHYSNSIQNGAQEQVPAPISILNGEMERILLDAQHESGRTSSRGSSHCDSPPRSLTPHQNRCGSEMDAHSIGEKNSSQSEEDYLERKREVENIMKKNADWIWDWSSRPENIPPKIYIGRRISTPSSAV from the exons GTTCTTGGGTAGAGTTGCACTATAGTAACAGCATACAAAATGGAGCTCAGGAGCAGGTTCCAGCACCCATTTCCATCCTCAATGGAGAAATGGAAAGAATACTTCTAGATGCTCAACATGAATCTGGTCGTACCAGCTCCAGAGGGAGTTCCCATTGTGACAG CCCTCCACGTTCCTTGACTCCACATCAAAATCGCTGTGGTTCAGAGATGGATGCGCACAGTATTGGGGAGAAAAACAGTTCACAG TCTGAGGAAGATTATCTGGAAAGAAAAAGGGAGGTAGAAAATATAATGAAGAAAAATGCTGACTGGATATGGGATTGGTCAAGCAGACCAGAAAATATCCCTCCAAA AATCTATATAGGCCGGCGCATAAGTACTCCGTCCAGTGCCGTTTAA
- the bnip3 gene encoding BCL2/adenovirus E1B 19 kDa protein-interacting protein 3 isoform X1, giving the protein MSDRLNNQDEGLQGSWVELHYSNSIQNGAQEQVPAPISILNGEMERILLDAQHESGRTSSRGSSHCDSPPRSLTPHQNRCGSEMDAHSIGEKNSSQSEEDYLERKREVENIMKKNADWIWDWSSRPENIPPKEFQFKHPKRTGTLSMRNTGVMKKGGIFSTEFLKVFLPSLLISHILAIGLGIYIGRRISTPSSAV; this is encoded by the exons GTTCTTGGGTAGAGTTGCACTATAGTAACAGCATACAAAATGGAGCTCAGGAGCAGGTTCCAGCACCCATTTCCATCCTCAATGGAGAAATGGAAAGAATACTTCTAGATGCTCAACATGAATCTGGTCGTACCAGCTCCAGAGGGAGTTCCCATTGTGACAG CCCTCCACGTTCCTTGACTCCACATCAAAATCGCTGTGGTTCAGAGATGGATGCGCACAGTATTGGGGAGAAAAACAGTTCACAG TCTGAGGAAGATTATCTGGAAAGAAAAAGGGAGGTAGAAAATATAATGAAGAAAAATGCTGACTGGATATGGGATTGGTCAAGCAGACCAGAAAATATCCCTCCAAA GGAATTCCAGTTCAAACACCCAAAACGCACTGGGACTCTGAGTATGAGGAATACCGGTGTCATGAAAAAAGGCGGTATTTTCTCAACTGAGTTTCTGAAAGTCTTCTTGCCTTCACTGCTCATCTCCCACATATTGGCCATTGGTTTGGG AATCTATATAGGCCGGCGCATAAGTACTCCGTCCAGTGCCGTTTAA